Part of the Gammaproteobacteria bacterium genome, GGGCTGGGCGCGCGGGATCTGTTCGATGACCGCACGATGGTCCCCCTCAAGGGACAACTCACCGTGCTGATTCCGCAGCCGGAAGTGAACTACGGCACCTTCGGCGGAGCTCCCGTTTCCGGCGGCGGCCTGGGCATCCACATGCAGCCGCGCAGCGACGGCATCGTGCTGGGGGGAACCTCCGAGCGCGGCGAGTGGTCGCTCGAGCCCAACCGGGAGGCTCTGGAACGCATCGTGGCTGCGCATCGGGCGGTTTTCTCGGCGATGCTCATCTGAGAAAGTGGTGCGACCGAATCCTGGTCGTCACCCGATGCCACACGGAGTCGCCAACGCCGCTTCGGCACCAGCCAGAAGCACATCATCAGGAGGGACCATGACGCTATTGCTGCCGCACCGTATCCTCGCCTGCCACATGGCCCTCGGCCTTGCCGCGTCCGCGCTCTTCCTCTCCCCCGCCTCCCCGCTCTCGGGCCAGGAGGAGCATCTGGCGCTTCTCCGCAGCAAGCTGCAGACGGAGCTGGAAGGCATCGTCGATGGCTATGAGGGCGTCGCGGGCGTACACATCATCGA contains:
- a CDS encoding serine hydrolase, which translates into the protein MTLLLPHRILACHMALGLAASALFLSPASPLSGQEEHLALLRSKLQTELEGIVDGYEGVAGVHIIDLTSGDRFRVNDELVFPQASSIKIPILLELFRRAEEEPGLLRRRIDMTDEVRTGGSGVL